One genomic region from Xyrauchen texanus isolate HMW12.3.18 chromosome 16, RBS_HiC_50CHRs, whole genome shotgun sequence encodes:
- the alkal2b gene encoding ALK and LTK ligand 2b, giving the protein MSPVRTPVFIGLLLLILTAGYCKQRDRDDTSLLDLLMDRVRLAREHHSEGSIQHPSKIIEHSVETMDVNKVTKSKENERILEVFPRDLRQKEKFLKHLTGPLYFSPKCSKHFYKLYHNTRDCTIPAYYKRCARLLIRLAGSQRCTEG; this is encoded by the exons ATGAGTCCAGTGCGCACACCTGTCTTCATCGGGCTCCTACTGCTGATCCTCACCGCCGGCTACTGCAAACAGAGAGACAGGGACGACACGAGTCTGCTGGACCTCCTAATGGACAGAGTGAGACTAGCACGCGAGCATCACAGTGAGGGGAGCATACAGCATCCCTCTAAAATCATCGAGCATTCGGTGGAAACAATGGACGTTAATAAAGTTACTAAGTCGAAAGAGAATGAAAGAATTCTTG AGGTCTTTCCGAGAGATCTTCGACAGAAGGAgaagtttttaaaacatttaacag ggCCGCTTTATTTCAGCCCCAAATGCAGCAAACACTTTTATAAACTATATCATAATACCAGGGACTGCACAATACCAGCCT ATTATAAAAGATGTGCCAGGCTTCTAATAAGATTAGCAGGGAGTCAGCGGTGCACAGAGGGGTAG